The following are encoded together in the Pseudomonas sp. IB20 genome:
- the gnd gene encoding phosphogluconate dehydrogenase (NAD(+)-dependent, decarboxylating), whose product MQLGIIGLGRMGGNIARRLMLNGHTTVVYDRNEAFVKGLSEEGATGVADLKALVAGLQKPRAVWVMLPAGDPTENTINELSELLEDGDVIIDGGNTNYKDDVRRAKALSEKGLHYVDVGTSGGVWGLERGYCMMIGGDAATVQRLDPIFASLAPGLGNIPRTKDRSAQADSRAEHGYIHAGPAGSGHFVKMIHNGIEYGMMQAFAEGFDILKTKNSENLPQDQRFDLNVADIAEVWRRGSVVSSWLLDLTADALATDPKLDGYSGSVADSGEGRWTIEAAMEQAVPVPVLSTSLFARFRSRQQSTYGDKMLSAMRFGFGGHVETSKK is encoded by the coding sequence ATGCAACTGGGGATTATCGGACTAGGCCGCATGGGCGGTAACATTGCGCGGCGCCTGATGCTCAATGGGCATACCACCGTTGTATACGACCGTAACGAAGCATTTGTAAAAGGCTTGAGCGAGGAGGGCGCCACCGGCGTCGCCGACTTGAAAGCCCTGGTAGCCGGCCTGCAAAAGCCGCGCGCCGTTTGGGTCATGCTGCCTGCAGGCGACCCGACTGAAAACACCATCAATGAACTGAGCGAACTGCTGGAAGACGGTGATGTGATCATCGACGGCGGCAACACCAACTATAAGGATGACGTACGTCGCGCTAAAGCGCTGTCGGAAAAAGGCCTGCACTATGTCGACGTCGGCACCTCTGGCGGCGTTTGGGGCCTGGAACGTGGCTATTGCATGATGATCGGTGGCGACGCCGCGACCGTGCAGCGCCTCGACCCGATCTTCGCCAGCCTGGCTCCGGGCCTGGGTAATATCCCACGCACCAAGGACCGTTCCGCCCAGGCTGACAGCCGCGCCGAGCACGGCTACATCCATGCTGGCCCGGCCGGTTCCGGGCACTTTGTGAAGATGATTCACAACGGCATCGAGTACGGGATGATGCAGGCCTTTGCCGAAGGCTTCGACATCCTCAAAACCAAGAACTCGGAAAACCTGCCGCAAGACCAGCGCTTTGACCTCAACGTCGCCGACATCGCCGAAGTCTGGCGCCGTGGCAGCGTGGTCTCGTCCTGGCTGCTGGACCTGACTGCCGACGCCCTGGCTACCGACCCGAAACTCGACGGTTACTCAGGCTCCGTGGCCGACAGCGGTGAAGGCCGCTGGACCATCGAAGCGGCCATGGAGCAAGCGGTGCCGGTACCGGTATTGTCCACCTCGTTGTTCGCGCGTTTCCGTTCCCGCCAGCAGAGCACCTACGGTGACAAAATGCTGTCTGCCATGCGTTTCGGCTTTGGCGGCCATGTGGAGACTTCCAAAAAATGA
- a CDS encoding DUF6026 family protein produces the protein MSTAQMTRPPQTLYVSVRRDELRQLKDERDQLQQEVLRLRSHLQAQINLASGTQPALC, from the coding sequence ATGAGCACAGCACAGATGACCCGCCCGCCACAGACCCTCTACGTCAGCGTCCGACGCGATGAATTGCGCCAGTTGAAAGACGAGCGCGATCAGTTGCAGCAGGAAGTGCTGCGCCTGCGCTCACACCTTCAAGCCCAAATCAACCTAGCCTCCGGCACCCAGCCCGCCCTTTGCTGA
- a CDS encoding phosphoethanolamine transferase CptA, which translates to MAMFKRSTKSAKGFDWAGLGWLFLFFWYFSGITQLLIQLTGTSGFSGFRQAFFMSALWLAPMLLFPRRTRLLAALIGVVLWACSMASLGYFFIYQQEFSQSVIFIMFESNISEAGEYATQYFAWWIVLAFIAHTALAVFLWTRVRPVYLPRGQSILAATAIVVAVVGYPLVKQIATNDSMEHAIDGFETRIEPAVPWQMIVAYRRYTEQLNSMQGMLTSASQIPPLKNLKDSMAGQPSTLVLVIGESTNRQRMSLYGYPRNTTPELDKLRDQLAVFDNVITPRPYTIEALQQVLTFADEENPDLYLKTPSIISVMKQAGYKTYWITNQQTMTKRNTMLTTFSEQADEQVYLNNNRNQNARQYDGDVLAPFAKAMADPTERKFIVVHLLGTHMSYQYRYPPTFDKFTDRKGVPPGISDAQLPVYNSYDNAVLYNDFVVSSLIKDYAKTDPNGFLLYLSDHGEDVYDSVGHSTLGRNEGKPTAPMYTIPFMAYASPKWRETHNWSFASSLQRPSSSSQLIHTWADLAGLSFDEWDRSKSLVNDNFKPRPLMIGDPYIAQKKGLIDFSLIKPKKPDAAEVVAK; encoded by the coding sequence ATGGCGATGTTCAAACGCAGCACGAAGTCTGCGAAAGGCTTTGATTGGGCTGGCCTTGGCTGGCTGTTCCTGTTTTTCTGGTACTTCTCGGGTATTACCCAACTTCTGATCCAACTGACCGGCACCTCCGGTTTCAGCGGTTTTCGCCAAGCGTTCTTCATGAGTGCGCTGTGGCTGGCGCCGATGCTGCTATTCCCACGGCGTACACGCTTGCTCGCCGCCTTGATCGGTGTGGTGCTGTGGGCCTGTTCCATGGCCAGCCTGGGTTACTTCTTCATCTACCAGCAGGAATTTTCGCAAAGCGTCATCTTCATCATGTTCGAGTCGAACATCTCTGAAGCCGGCGAATACGCCACCCAATACTTTGCCTGGTGGATCGTGCTGGCGTTCATCGCCCATACCGCCCTGGCTGTTTTTCTGTGGACCCGCGTGCGTCCGGTTTACTTGCCGCGTGGCCAGTCGATACTGGCGGCGACCGCCATCGTAGTGGCCGTGGTCGGTTACCCGCTGGTCAAACAGATTGCTACCAATGACAGCATGGAACACGCCATCGACGGTTTCGAGACCCGCATCGAACCTGCGGTGCCGTGGCAGATGATCGTCGCTTACCGCCGTTACACCGAACAGCTGAACAGTATGCAAGGCATGCTGACCAGCGCCAGCCAGATCCCGCCCCTGAAGAACCTCAAGGACAGCATGGCCGGCCAGCCGTCGACCCTGGTGCTGGTCATCGGTGAATCCACCAACCGTCAGCGCATGAGCCTTTACGGCTACCCGCGCAACACCACGCCGGAACTGGACAAGCTGCGCGACCAACTGGCGGTGTTCGATAACGTCATCACCCCGCGCCCCTACACCATTGAAGCGCTGCAACAGGTGCTGACCTTCGCCGATGAAGAGAACCCGGACCTGTACCTCAAGACGCCGTCAATCATCAGCGTGATGAAACAGGCCGGCTACAAGACCTACTGGATCACCAACCAGCAGACCATGACCAAGCGCAACACCATGCTCACGACCTTCTCCGAACAGGCCGACGAGCAGGTGTATCTCAATAACAACCGCAACCAGAACGCCCGCCAATACGACGGCGACGTGCTGGCACCGTTTGCCAAGGCCATGGCCGATCCCACCGAGCGCAAGTTCATCGTGGTGCACCTGCTGGGTACGCACATGAGCTATCAGTACCGCTACCCGCCGACCTTCGACAAATTCACCGATCGCAAGGGCGTACCGCCGGGCATCAGCGACGCGCAGCTGCCGGTCTACAACAGCTACGACAACGCCGTGCTGTACAACGACTTCGTGGTATCAAGCCTGATCAAGGACTACGCCAAGACCGATCCCAACGGTTTCCTGCTTTACCTGTCAGACCACGGCGAAGACGTGTACGACTCGGTCGGCCACAGCACCCTGGGGCGTAACGAGGGCAAGCCGACGGCACCGATGTACACCATTCCCTTCATGGCGTACGCCTCACCGAAATGGCGCGAAACCCACAACTGGAGCTTCGCAAGCAGCCTGCAGCGGCCCTCCAGCAGTTCGCAATTGATTCACACCTGGGCAGACCTCGCCGGGCTGAGCTTCGATGAATGGGACCGCAGCAAAAGCTTGGTCAATGACAACTTCAAGCCGCGCCCATTGATGATTGGCGACCCCTATATCGCCCAGAAAAAAGGCCTGATCGATTTCAGCTTGATCAAGCCGAAGAAGCCGGATGCGGCTGAGGTGGTTGCCAAATAG
- a CDS encoding GNAT family N-acetyltransferase, translating to MDTPDILVLQASYTNPVHAEAIGLVLNHYAEDPMGGGHTLPADLLQQLPAELAKRAHAFSVLAFVGGEPAGLVNCFEGFSTFACRPLVNVHDVVVMNQFRGLGLSQKMLQKVEEIARQRGCCKITLEVLEGNEVAQSAYRKFGFDDSIFDPAHGRMLFWNKPL from the coding sequence ATGGACACCCCAGACATCCTGGTGCTGCAAGCCAGCTACACCAACCCCGTTCATGCCGAGGCCATCGGCCTGGTGCTTAACCATTACGCCGAAGACCCAATGGGCGGCGGCCATACGTTGCCTGCGGACTTGCTGCAGCAACTGCCCGCCGAACTGGCCAAGCGCGCCCACGCGTTCAGCGTACTGGCGTTTGTCGGCGGCGAGCCGGCGGGGTTGGTTAACTGCTTTGAAGGGTTCTCGACGTTTGCTTGCCGCCCGTTGGTCAACGTTCACGACGTGGTGGTGATGAATCAGTTTCGGGGCCTGGGGTTGAGTCAGAAAATGTTGCAGAAGGTCGAAGAGATCGCGCGTCAGCGTGGTTGCTGCAAGATCACCCTGGAGGTGCTCGAGGGCAATGAGGTGGCTCAGTCGGCGTATCGCAAGTTCGGTTTTGATGATTCGATTTTTGACCCGGCTCACGGGCGCATGTTGTTCTGGAATAAACCGCTTTAA
- the zapE gene encoding cell division protein ZapE gives MTFDSPLAAYQHAIAQQGFVPDDAQCQAVQALQACHEALHQGRAPITGVYLWGPVGRGKTWLMDQFYQSLRVPARRQHFHHFMGWVHQRSFQLSGIQDPLQALARELAREVRVLCFDELFVNDIGDAIILGRLFQVMFEEGVVVVCTSNQPPDQLYAGGFNRERFLPGIEAIKQHMQVVAVDGGEDHRLHPGVGLQRYWVNQPDALATVFKQLSEGQAVSGGAVTVGYRSIVAVQSSDTVLWCRYCDLCEQPLAAMDFMLLCDRFKAILLGEVPNLSAQKRPARIARGTEDAAQRVVAGDRELPELSLHDDSVRRFIALVDECYDRKVPLFIEARVPLQNLYTEGYLEFAFRRTLSRLQEMQLQRFGA, from the coding sequence ATGACTTTCGACTCGCCTCTCGCCGCTTACCAACACGCCATCGCCCAGCAAGGGTTCGTCCCCGACGACGCCCAGTGCCAGGCGGTGCAAGCCCTGCAAGCCTGCCACGAGGCCTTGCATCAAGGCCGCGCGCCCATCACCGGGGTTTATCTGTGGGGGCCGGTGGGGCGCGGCAAAACCTGGTTGATGGACCAGTTCTACCAAAGCCTGCGGGTGCCCGCGCGACGCCAGCATTTCCATCACTTCATGGGCTGGGTGCATCAGCGCTCGTTCCAGCTCAGCGGTATCCAGGACCCTTTGCAGGCCTTGGCCCGGGAGCTCGCCCGGGAAGTGCGTGTGCTGTGTTTCGATGAGCTGTTCGTGAATGACATCGGTGACGCGATCATTCTCGGCCGCTTGTTCCAGGTGATGTTCGAGGAGGGCGTGGTGGTGGTCTGCACGTCGAATCAGCCGCCCGACCAGCTCTACGCCGGCGGCTTCAATCGCGAGCGTTTCCTGCCGGGCATTGAGGCGATCAAGCAGCACATGCAAGTGGTGGCGGTAGACGGTGGTGAAGATCACCGGTTGCATCCTGGTGTGGGCCTGCAACGCTACTGGGTGAACCAGCCGGATGCGCTCGCCACGGTATTCAAGCAGCTGAGTGAAGGGCAGGCGGTGAGCGGCGGGGCGGTTACGGTTGGTTATCGTTCGATTGTGGCGGTGCAGTCCAGCGACACGGTGCTATGGTGCCGCTACTGTGATCTGTGCGAACAGCCGCTGGCGGCCATGGACTTTATGCTGCTGTGCGACCGCTTCAAGGCGATTCTGCTGGGTGAAGTCCCCAACCTGAGCGCGCAAAAACGCCCGGCGCGCATTGCCCGGGGCACCGAAGATGCTGCCCAGCGCGTCGTGGCCGGTGATCGTGAGTTACCTGAATTGTCGCTGCATGATGACAGCGTGCGGCGTTTTATAGCGCTGGTGGACGAGTGTTATGACCGTAAAGTGCCGTTGTTCATCGAGGCCCGCGTGCCGCTGCAAAACCTCTACACCGAAGGCTATCTTGAGTTTGCATTTCGACGGACCCTGAGCCGCTTACAAGAGATGCAACTTCAACGTTTCGGCGCATAG
- a CDS encoding nuclear transport factor 2 family protein: MSTAELAPAIVAYITATNTRDISSVSDWFAEDANVFDEGEHQAGSAAIARWMEDTGRRYQPRVEVLNVQHRTGKVLVSNVVSGNFPGSPLELRYTFRLNGQGKISRLDISL, translated from the coding sequence ATGTCTACTGCTGAATTGGCGCCGGCCATCGTGGCCTATATCACTGCGACGAATACCCGCGACATTTCGTCCGTTTCCGATTGGTTTGCCGAGGACGCCAACGTGTTCGATGAGGGCGAGCATCAGGCCGGCAGTGCCGCCATTGCCCGCTGGATGGAAGACACCGGGCGTCGCTACCAGCCGCGGGTCGAAGTACTCAACGTGCAGCATCGCACCGGCAAGGTGTTGGTCAGTAATGTGGTTTCCGGCAATTTCCCCGGTAGCCCGCTGGAGCTGCGCTACACCTTCCGCCTGAACGGGCAGGGCAAGATTTCACGGCTGGATATCTCCTTGTAA
- a CDS encoding helix-turn-helix transcriptional regulator gives MSRTTRLLTLLQALRGKKRPVTAAVLAAQLEVSERTLYRDIAELTALGAPIFGEAGVGYVLRSGLFLPPLMLNADETEAIVLGLRYVDQRGDEVLSRAAANALAKIADVLDPTAQEALRNPTLLPGPPGFGYPENRVPLNVFREAIRNQAKLHIDYADASQTQSQRLIWPLALGFLNEVRVIVAWCELRGAYRTFRTDRVAAAQAHGERYPGRRSDWLRAWRKLMEQNEAGPFTPDKN, from the coding sequence GTGTCGCGTACCACTCGTCTACTGACTTTGCTCCAAGCCCTGCGCGGCAAAAAACGCCCGGTAACAGCCGCCGTACTGGCTGCACAGCTGGAAGTTTCCGAGCGTACGCTGTACCGCGATATCGCCGAATTGACCGCCTTGGGCGCACCGATTTTCGGCGAGGCCGGGGTCGGGTATGTGTTGCGCAGCGGCCTGTTTTTGCCGCCATTGATGCTCAACGCCGACGAAACCGAAGCCATCGTGCTGGGCTTGCGCTACGTCGATCAGCGCGGTGATGAGGTATTGAGCCGCGCCGCCGCGAACGCTTTGGCGAAGATTGCCGATGTGCTTGACCCGACGGCGCAGGAAGCCCTGCGTAACCCGACGTTGCTGCCGGGCCCGCCAGGGTTTGGCTACCCGGAAAACCGTGTGCCGCTTAATGTGTTTCGCGAGGCCATTCGCAATCAGGCCAAATTGCATATCGATTACGCAGACGCGAGCCAAACCCAGAGCCAGCGCCTGATCTGGCCGCTGGCCCTGGGCTTTCTCAACGAGGTACGGGTGATCGTGGCCTGGTGTGAATTGCGCGGTGCCTATCGCACTTTTCGCACCGACCGGGTGGCCGCCGCCCAAGCCCACGGCGAGCGTTATCCGGGGCGACGCAGCGACTGGCTACGCGCCTGGCGCAAGTTGATGGAGCAGAATGAAGCCGGGCCGTTTACTCCTGACAAAAACTGA
- the pepN gene encoding aminopeptidase N, whose protein sequence is MRTEQPKMIYLKDYQAPDYLIEETHLTFELFEDHSLVHAQLVMRRNPERGAGLPPLLLDGQQLELLSVTLGDRELSAADYQLTDSHLTLHPTSETFTVDTSVRIHPETNTALEGLYKSSGMFCTQCEAEGFRKITYYLDRPDVMSTFTTTVIAEQHRYPVLLSNGNPIASGPGEDGRHWATWEDPFKKPAYLFALVAGDLWCVEDTFTTMTHREVALRIYVEPENIDKCQHAMNSLKKSMRWDEETYGREYDLDIFMIVAVNDFNMGAMENKGLNIFNSSAVLARAETATDAAHQRVEAIVAHEYFHNWSGNRVTCRDWFQLSLKEGFTVFRDSGFSADMNSATVKRIQDVAYLRTHQFAEDAGPMAHAVRPDSFIEISNFYTLTVYEKGSEVVGMIHTLLGAEGFRKGSDLYFERHDGQAVTCDDFIKAMEDANGADLTQFKRWYSQAGTPRLVVSESYDAAAKTYSLTFRQSCPQTPDKVEKLPFVIPVELGLLDANGAAIALRLAGEASAGATSRVISVTEAEQTLTFVDIAEQPLPSLLRGFSAPVKLSFPYSRDQLMFLMQHDSDGFNRWDAGQQLSVQVLQELIGQHQAGQPLKLDQRLIDALRTVLSDESLDQAMVAEMLSLPSEAYLTEISEVADVDAIHAAREFARKQLADNLYESLWLRYQANRELSKQTPYVAAAEHFARRALQNIALSYLMLSGKPQVLVATLDQFDTSDNMTERLTALAVLVNSPFEAEKAKALAVFAENFKDNPLVMDQWFSVQAGSTLPGGLARVNALMEHPAFNIKNPNKVRALVGAFAGQNLINFHAADGSGYRFLADLVIQLNAFNPQIASRQLAPLTRWRKYDSARQALMKAQLERIRACGELSSDVFEVVSKSLA, encoded by the coding sequence ATGCGCACCGAACAACCGAAGATGATTTACCTGAAGGACTATCAGGCGCCGGACTACCTGATTGAAGAGACGCACCTGACCTTCGAGTTGTTCGAGGACCACAGCCTGGTCCACGCGCAGCTGGTGATGCGCCGCAACCCCGAGCGCGGCGCCGGCCTGCCGCCGCTGTTGCTCGATGGCCAGCAGTTGGAGCTGTTGAGCGTCACCCTGGGCGACCGTGAACTGAGCGCAGCCGACTACCAGCTGACCGACAGCCACCTGACCCTGCACCCGACCAGCGAGACCTTCACGGTCGACACCAGCGTGCGCATCCACCCGGAAACCAACACCGCCCTGGAAGGCCTGTACAAATCCAGCGGCATGTTCTGCACCCAGTGCGAGGCTGAAGGCTTCCGTAAAATCACCTATTACCTCGACCGCCCGGACGTGATGAGCACCTTCACCACCACCGTGATCGCCGAGCAACACCGCTACCCGGTGCTGCTGTCCAACGGCAACCCGATCGCCAGCGGCCCGGGTGAAGACGGCCGCCACTGGGCGACCTGGGAAGACCCGTTCAAGAAACCGGCCTACCTGTTCGCGCTGGTGGCCGGTGATTTGTGGTGTGTTGAAGATACCTTCACCACCATGACCCACCGCGAAGTGGCGCTGCGCATCTACGTCGAGCCAGAAAATATCGACAAGTGCCAGCACGCCATGAACAGCCTGAAGAAGTCGATGCGCTGGGATGAAGAGACCTACGGCCGCGAGTATGACCTCGACATCTTCATGATCGTGGCGGTCAATGACTTCAACATGGGCGCCATGGAGAACAAGGGCCTCAATATCTTCAACTCCAGCGCCGTGCTGGCCCGCGCCGAAACCGCCACCGACGCCGCGCACCAGCGGGTCGAGGCGATCGTCGCCCACGAATATTTCCACAACTGGTCGGGCAACCGCGTGACCTGCCGCGACTGGTTCCAGCTGTCGTTGAAGGAAGGCTTCACCGTGTTCCGCGACTCGGGCTTCTCGGCCGACATGAACTCGGCCACGGTCAAGCGCATTCAGGACGTGGCGTACCTGCGTACCCACCAGTTTGCCGAAGACGCCGGCCCCATGGCCCACGCCGTGCGCCCGGACAGCTTTATCGAAATCTCCAACTTCTACACCCTGACCGTGTACGAAAAGGGCTCGGAAGTGGTCGGCATGATCCACACCTTGCTCGGCGCCGAAGGCTTCCGCAAAGGCAGCGACCTGTACTTCGAACGCCATGACGGCCAGGCCGTGACCTGCGACGACTTCATCAAGGCCATGGAAGATGCGAACGGCGCCGACCTGACGCAGTTCAAGCGCTGGTACAGCCAAGCCGGCACGCCACGCCTGGTGGTGAGCGAGTCCTACGACGCCGCTGCCAAGACCTACAGCCTGACCTTCCGCCAGAGCTGCCCGCAAACCCCGGACAAGGTTGAAAAACTGCCGTTCGTGATTCCGGTTGAGCTGGGCCTGCTGGACGCGAATGGCGCCGCTATCGCCTTGCGCCTGGCCGGTGAGGCAAGCGCTGGCGCCACGTCCCGGGTGATTTCGGTGACCGAAGCCGAGCAGACCTTGACGTTCGTTGATATCGCCGAACAGCCGTTGCCGTCGCTGCTGCGCGGCTTCTCGGCGCCGGTGAAACTGAGCTTCCCGTACAGCCGCGACCAGCTGATGTTCCTGATGCAGCATGACAGCGACGGCTTTAACCGCTGGGATGCCGGCCAGCAACTGTCGGTGCAGGTGTTGCAGGAGCTGATCGGTCAGCATCAGGCGGGTCAGCCGCTGAAGCTGGATCAGCGCTTGATCGACGCGCTGCGCACGGTGTTGAGCGATGAAAGCCTGGACCAGGCGATGGTCGCCGAGATGCTCTCGCTGCCAAGCGAAGCCTACCTGACCGAAATCAGTGAAGTGGCGGATGTGGATGCGATCCACGCTGCCCGTGAGTTTGCCCGCAAGCAACTGGCCGACAACCTCTATGAATCGCTGTGGCTGCGCTACCAGGCCAATCGCGAGCTGTCCAAGCAGACGCCGTACGTGGCGGCGGCCGAGCACTTTGCCCGTCGCGCCTTGCAGAACATCGCGCTGTCGTACCTGATGCTCAGCGGCAAGCCGCAAGTGCTGGTGGCGACGCTGGACCAGTTTGACACCAGCGACAACATGACCGAACGCCTGACCGCGCTGGCGGTGTTGGTGAATTCGCCGTTCGAGGCCGAGAAGGCCAAGGCGCTGGCGGTGTTTGCCGAGAACTTCAAGGACAACCCGTTGGTCATGGATCAGTGGTTCAGCGTGCAGGCTGGCAGCACCTTGCCGGGCGGGCTGGCGCGGGTCAACGCGTTGATGGAACACCCGGCGTTCAACATCAAGAACCCGAACAAGGTACGGGCACTGGTCGGCGCGTTTGCCGGGCAGAACCTGATCAACTTCCACGCGGCGGATGGCTCGGGCTACCGTTTCCTGGCGGACTTGGTGATCCAGTTGAACGCCTTCAATCCACAGATCGCCTCGCGCCAGTTGGCGCCGTTGACCCGCTGGCGCAAATACGACAGCGCGCGCCAGGCGCTGATGAAGGCGCAGCTGGAGCGCATTCGTGCCTGCGGTGAGCTGTCCAGCGATGTGTTCGAGGTGGTCAGCAAGAGCCTTGCGTAA
- a CDS encoding DUF2797 domain-containing protein, with amino-acid sequence MIEIGRGAVSKMSAQLGEPTVQYAFRLGDTEVPVNPLIGTHVRLEYLGAIHCSHCGRKTKTSFSQGYCYPCMTKLAQCDLCIMSPERCHYDAGTCRDPGWGETFCMTDHVVYLANSSGIKVGITRATQLPTRWLDQGASQALPIMRVATRQQSGFVEDLFRSQVADKTNWRALLKGDAQSVDLAQVRDELFASCAEGLLNLQERFGLQAIQPVTDIEPLEIRYPVEQYPAKIVSFNLDKNPIAEGTLLGIKGQYLIFDTGVINIRKYTAYQLAVHQ; translated from the coding sequence TTGATTGAAATTGGTCGCGGTGCAGTCAGCAAAATGTCGGCGCAACTCGGTGAGCCGACCGTTCAATACGCGTTTCGCCTTGGCGATACCGAGGTGCCGGTCAACCCATTGATCGGCACTCACGTGCGCCTGGAATACCTCGGCGCCATCCATTGCAGCCATTGCGGTCGCAAGACCAAGACCAGTTTCAGCCAGGGTTACTGCTACCCGTGCATGACCAAACTGGCCCAGTGCGACCTGTGCATCATGAGCCCCGAGCGTTGCCATTACGACGCCGGCACCTGCCGTGATCCGGGTTGGGGCGAAACATTCTGCATGACCGACCATGTGGTGTACCTGGCTAACTCGTCGGGCATCAAGGTCGGCATCACCCGTGCCACCCAGTTGCCAACCCGTTGGTTGGACCAGGGCGCCAGCCAGGCGCTGCCGATCATGCGCGTTGCGACTCGCCAGCAGTCAGGTTTCGTCGAAGACCTGTTCCGCAGCCAAGTGGCGGACAAGACCAACTGGCGTGCTTTACTCAAGGGCGACGCGCAATCGGTGGACCTTGCGCAGGTGCGCGATGAGCTGTTCGCCTCGTGCGCCGAAGGCCTGTTGAATTTGCAGGAACGCTTTGGCCTACAAGCCATCCAACCGGTAACCGACATCGAACCACTCGAAATCCGCTACCCGGTGGAGCAGTATCCCGCCAAGATCGTCAGCTTCAACCTGGACAAGAACCCGATTGCCGAAGGCACGCTGTTGGGGATCAAGGGCCAATACCTGATCTTCGACACCGGCGTTATCAACATTCGTAAGTACACGGCCTACCAGCTCGCCGTGCATCAGTAG
- a CDS encoding YeaC family protein produces the protein MSSFAEMIENITPDVYESLKLAVEIGKWSDGRKLTAEQRELSLQAVIAWEIQNLPEEQRTGYMGPQECASKSAPVPNILFKSDAIH, from the coding sequence ATGTCGTCTTTTGCTGAAATGATCGAAAACATCACCCCGGACGTCTACGAGAGCCTCAAGCTCGCCGTGGAAATCGGCAAGTGGTCCGATGGCCGCAAGCTCACTGCTGAGCAGCGCGAACTGTCGCTGCAAGCGGTGATCGCCTGGGAAATCCAGAACCTGCCAGAAGAGCAGCGTACCGGCTACATGGGCCCGCAGGAATGTGCGTCCAAGTCGGCGCCGGTGCCGAACATTCTGTTCAAGTCGGATGCGATCCATTGA
- a CDS encoding metallophosphoesterase, translating to MMLDPARNYDLIGDVHGCAHTLEHLLDRLGYHKQGGTWRHPSRMAVFLGDIIDRGPRIREALHIVHDMAEAGQALCIMGNHEFNALGWSTAAPPGSGKQFVREHNPRHARLIHETLTQFEQHPGDWHDFLGWFYDMPLFVDAGRFRVVHACWDDGFIQPLRATFPDGCIDQHFLQAAAVPGSFACNAFDRLLRGTDMRLPDGLTLTGGDGLTRSFFRTKFWEDDPKTYGDIVFQPDALPEPVARTPLSSTEKNSLLRYGVDEPLLFVGHYWRSGKPAPIRPNLACLDYSAVLYGKLVAYRLDQETQLDPRKFVWVDVERPEVIA from the coding sequence CTGATGCTCGATCCCGCGCGTAACTACGACCTGATTGGTGACGTGCACGGTTGCGCTCATACCCTTGAGCATTTGCTCGACCGGCTGGGTTACCACAAGCAGGGTGGCACTTGGCGCCATCCGTCGCGAATGGCCGTGTTCCTCGGCGATATCATCGACCGTGGCCCGCGCATTCGCGAGGCGCTGCATATCGTCCACGACATGGCCGAGGCCGGTCAGGCGCTGTGCATCATGGGCAACCACGAATTCAACGCGCTGGGCTGGAGCACAGCCGCGCCGCCGGGCAGCGGCAAGCAGTTCGTGCGCGAGCACAACCCACGCCACGCGCGATTGATCCACGAAACCCTGACCCAATTCGAACAGCACCCGGGCGACTGGCACGATTTTCTCGGTTGGTTCTACGACATGCCGCTGTTTGTTGATGCGGGGCGTTTCCGCGTGGTGCATGCGTGCTGGGATGATGGGTTTATCCAGCCGCTGCGCGCGACTTTCCCGGATGGCTGCATCGACCAGCATTTCCTGCAGGCCGCTGCCGTGCCGGGCAGTTTTGCCTGCAACGCCTTCGACCGCTTACTGCGCGGCACCGATATGCGCCTGCCGGATGGCCTGACGCTGACCGGTGGCGATGGGCTGACGCGCTCGTTCTTTCGCACCAAATTCTGGGAAGACGACCCGAAAACCTACGGCGACATCGTGTTCCAGCCCGATGCGCTGCCGGAGCCGGTGGCGCGTACGCCATTGTCGTCGACCGAAAAAAACTCCCTGCTGCGTTATGGCGTCGACGAACCGTTGTTGTTCGTCGGCCATTACTGGCGCAGCGGCAAACCGGCACCGATCCGCCCCAACTTGGCCTGCCTGGACTACAGCGCCGTGCTGTACGGCAAGCTGGTGGCCTACCGGCTGGATCAGGAAACCCAACTGGATCCGCGCAAGTTTGTGTGGGTCGATGTTGAACGGCCGGAGGTGATCGCATGA